The following coding sequences are from one Reyranella humidisoli window:
- a CDS encoding amidase translates to MKNEDLALDDLTAIADAIAEGRTTSVAATEACLARIDAWQPRVNAFLRVYREKALEQARAMDAELAAGKRRGPLHGVPMAHKDMYYRKGEVSTGGSRIRGDWVAPVTATVLDKLDAAGVVELGFLNMAEFAAGPTGHNVHHGHCRNPWDQTRVTGGSSSGSGASVGARMVYGALGSDTGGSIRLPAAACGVVGMKATYGRVSRAGAVARSWSLDHVGPLTRTVRDNARMLSVIAGHDPDDSTTSEKPVPDYEALLDGGVAGLRIGLALPNDGPAPLDPQIGAAIQAAADTLGRLGAKVSAVTLPDFTALYRAAEVMVKCEAAAMHRPWMEKTPELYANQVRTRMEAGFFIPATQYIDALRLRAHFVKEFLSTAMDGVDAVLLPAIPFPLPTIEETDTETKGGPAVLKMVAGFTGLTRPFNTLGVPALSVPCGFDTNGAPIGLQLVGRPFDEAMLYRIGHAYQGATEHHLRVPV, encoded by the coding sequence GTGAAGAACGAAGATCTCGCGCTCGACGACCTCACCGCCATTGCCGATGCGATCGCCGAGGGACGCACCACGTCGGTCGCCGCGACCGAAGCCTGCCTTGCCCGCATCGATGCGTGGCAGCCGAGGGTCAACGCCTTCCTGCGCGTCTATCGCGAGAAGGCGCTGGAGCAGGCAAGGGCGATGGACGCCGAACTGGCTGCCGGCAAGCGGCGAGGGCCGCTGCACGGCGTGCCGATGGCGCACAAGGACATGTACTACCGCAAGGGCGAGGTCTCGACCGGCGGCAGCCGGATCCGTGGCGACTGGGTGGCGCCGGTGACGGCGACGGTTCTGGACAAGCTCGACGCGGCGGGCGTGGTCGAACTCGGCTTCCTCAACATGGCGGAATTCGCCGCCGGTCCCACGGGCCACAACGTCCATCATGGCCATTGCCGCAATCCGTGGGACCAGACGCGAGTCACCGGCGGCAGTTCGAGCGGCTCGGGCGCCTCGGTGGGCGCGCGCATGGTCTACGGCGCGCTGGGCTCCGATACCGGCGGTTCGATCCGCCTGCCCGCCGCGGCGTGCGGCGTGGTCGGCATGAAGGCAACCTACGGACGCGTCAGCCGGGCCGGCGCAGTTGCCCGTTCGTGGAGCCTCGACCATGTCGGCCCGCTGACCCGCACCGTGCGCGACAATGCCCGCATGCTGTCCGTCATCGCCGGCCACGATCCCGACGATTCGACCACCAGCGAGAAGCCGGTGCCCGACTACGAGGCGCTGCTCGACGGCGGCGTCGCGGGCCTGCGCATCGGGCTGGCTCTTCCGAACGACGGGCCGGCGCCGCTCGATCCCCAGATCGGCGCAGCCATCCAGGCCGCGGCCGACACGCTCGGCCGGCTCGGCGCAAAGGTCTCCGCCGTCACCCTGCCCGACTTCACCGCGCTCTATCGCGCCGCCGAAGTGATGGTGAAGTGCGAAGCGGCCGCCATGCACCGGCCCTGGATGGAGAAGACGCCCGAGCTCTATGCCAACCAGGTGCGCACGCGCATGGAGGCGGGCTTCTTCATCCCGGCGACGCAGTACATCGACGCGCTGCGCCTGCGGGCCCATTTCGTGAAGGAGTTCCTGTCGACGGCGATGGACGGCGTCGATGCCGTGCTGCTACCGGCGATTCCCTTCCCGCTTCCGACCATCGAGGAGACCGATACCGAGACCAAGGGCGGACCGGCGGTGCTGAAGATGGTGGCGGGCTTCACCGGCCTCACGCGCCCGTTCAACACGCTCGGCGTGCCGGCGCTCTCGGTGCCCTGCGGCTTCGACACGAACGGCGCACCGATCGGCCTGCAACTCGTCGGCCGGCCGTTTGACGAAGCGATGCTCTACCGCATCGGTCACGCCTACCAAGGTGCGACCGAGCATCATCTGAGGGTGCCGGTCTAA
- a CDS encoding YdcF family protein: MNTFILLKILANLMLPPASLALGVVLWLSMRLFGWRRLASVVLGLAILQTLVLSFTPLSTFLTGILETEARRLVAENKPCCYEAIVVLGGGITPARPPYTMEPELTDASDRIWLAARMFHAGAAPKIIVSGGSLSEQRGGPATTEAEAMRRFLVALGVPDGVIVSEGKALNTIENIRNVREMVKGSRVAIITSAFHIPRVAKLARRAGLDFAIFGVDWTVPDDGSAWWDYWMPSIGAMGESAMAVKELVALRFDRRGEALAP, from the coding sequence ATGAACACCTTCATCCTCCTGAAAATCCTCGCCAACCTGATGCTGCCGCCGGCTTCGCTGGCGCTGGGCGTCGTGCTGTGGCTGTCGATGCGCCTGTTCGGATGGCGTCGTCTCGCATCCGTGGTTCTCGGGCTGGCAATCCTCCAGACTCTCGTCCTGTCGTTTACGCCGCTGTCGACGTTTTTGACGGGAATCCTCGAGACCGAAGCCCGCAGGCTCGTCGCCGAGAACAAGCCGTGCTGCTATGAGGCGATCGTCGTCCTGGGCGGCGGCATCACGCCGGCGCGGCCGCCCTACACGATGGAACCGGAACTGACCGACGCATCGGACCGGATCTGGCTGGCGGCACGGATGTTCCATGCCGGCGCGGCGCCGAAGATCATCGTGAGCGGAGGTTCCCTGAGCGAGCAGCGGGGCGGCCCGGCGACCACCGAGGCGGAGGCCATGCGCCGGTTCCTGGTCGCGCTGGGTGTTCCGGACGGCGTCATCGTTTCCGAGGGCAAGGCACTCAACACGATCGAGAATATCCGCAACGTGCGGGAAATGGTGAAGGGCAGCCGGGTGGCGATCATCACCTCGGCCTTTCACATCCCGCGCGTCGCCAAGCTTGCCCGGCGCGCCGGCCTCGACTTCGCGATCTTCGGCGTCGACTGGACCGTTCCCGACGACGGCAGCGCCTGGTGGGACTACTGGATGCCCTCGATCGGCGCGATGGGCGAATCGGCCATGGCGGTCAAGGAACTGGTTGCGCTGCGTTTCGACCGCCGCGGGGAGGCTCTCGCCCCATGA
- a CDS encoding amino acid ABC transporter substrate-binding protein: protein MKPILSGLALAMSFLAAGSAWAGTLDDIAKNGVLRGGFRENAHPFAYKGANGVPGGFMVQLCEAVAKNIARQLKLPGLKVEFVPVTTENRLDMIKQGKIDLLCDSLTETLDRRAVVDFSLTTFVDGTTFAIRNDGPRDMQEFAGKKVGAVAGTLTEQELRKALTSIHVNATVVPFTDFTAAMTALEKGEISAYFAGGAMLTAMIKDHKDAARILLANTYLSLEPFALALKLGEGPFRLAVDRALSHIYRSGQIATIFSDVFGKNARPTQQLQTLYMIATLPE from the coding sequence ATGAAGCCAATCCTGAGCGGTCTTGCGCTGGCCATGAGCTTCCTGGCCGCCGGCAGCGCCTGGGCCGGCACGCTGGACGACATCGCCAAGAACGGCGTGCTGCGCGGCGGCTTCCGTGAGAACGCGCATCCCTTCGCCTACAAGGGCGCCAACGGCGTCCCCGGTGGCTTCATGGTCCAGCTCTGCGAAGCCGTCGCCAAGAACATCGCCCGGCAGCTCAAGCTGCCCGGCCTCAAGGTCGAGTTCGTGCCCGTCACCACCGAGAACCGGCTCGACATGATCAAGCAGGGCAAGATCGACCTGCTCTGCGATTCGCTCACCGAAACGCTCGACCGCCGCGCCGTGGTCGACTTCTCCCTCACCACCTTCGTCGACGGCACGACCTTCGCCATCCGCAACGACGGCCCGCGCGACATGCAGGAGTTCGCCGGCAAAAAGGTCGGCGCCGTCGCCGGCACGCTGACGGAACAGGAACTGCGCAAGGCGCTGACCTCGATCCACGTCAACGCGACCGTCGTGCCCTTCACCGATTTTACCGCGGCCATGACGGCGCTCGAGAAGGGCGAGATCTCGGCCTACTTCGCCGGCGGCGCGATGCTCACGGCGATGATCAAGGATCACAAGGACGCCGCTAGGATCCTGCTGGCCAACACCTATCTCAGCCTGGAGCCCTTTGCGCTCGCCCTGAAACTGGGCGAAGGCCCGTTCCGCCTGGCCGTCGACCGGGCACTCAGCCACATCTACCGGTCGGGCCAGATCGCCACGATCTTCAGCGACGTGTTCGGCAAGAATGCGCGGCCGACGCAGCAGCTCCAGACGCTCTACATGATCGCGACCTTGCCGGAATAG
- a CDS encoding acyl-CoA thioesterase: MSSPALIPTFSTAVNTWQCDENNHLNVQFYTEFAHEASASLLAHLGFGPRAQRAAEAASRVVDDHVRYLREFRVVEPVEVHSAPVEVGERDLVAYHEVRNPAKGEVAATIRRRIECDRPWPAAFRAKAEATCVALPDSARPRSVGKLTLPDLSLADAPSIGLVEVGRTQITPDECDERGDFLPRHYFGRYSDGAPVLWNHMGFDRAAMQERQEGSVVVEMLNRYRRPLRAGDLAVVMSGLATFTDKTITFTHFLFEAETGTLAACAEAVGMKFDQKIRKIMTFPTEDRARMEARRLKL, encoded by the coding sequence GTGTCGAGTCCCGCCTTGATCCCGACTTTCAGCACCGCCGTGAACACGTGGCAGTGCGACGAAAACAACCATCTGAACGTCCAGTTCTACACCGAGTTCGCCCACGAGGCGTCGGCCAGCCTGCTGGCGCATCTGGGCTTCGGGCCGCGCGCCCAGCGGGCAGCGGAGGCCGCCTCGCGGGTGGTCGACGACCATGTCCGCTACCTGCGCGAGTTCCGCGTGGTCGAGCCGGTCGAGGTCCACTCGGCTCCCGTCGAAGTCGGCGAGCGCGATCTCGTCGCCTATCACGAGGTGCGCAATCCCGCGAAAGGCGAGGTCGCCGCCACCATCCGCCGGCGCATCGAATGCGACCGTCCCTGGCCAGCGGCGTTCCGCGCCAAGGCCGAGGCGACCTGCGTGGCCCTGCCGGACTCCGCCCGGCCGCGCAGCGTCGGCAAGCTCACGCTGCCCGACCTGTCGCTCGCCGACGCCCCCTCGATCGGCCTTGTCGAGGTCGGCCGCACGCAGATCACGCCCGACGAATGCGATGAACGCGGCGACTTCCTGCCCCGCCACTATTTCGGCCGCTACTCCGACGGCGCGCCGGTCCTGTGGAACCACATGGGCTTCGACCGCGCGGCGATGCAGGAACGCCAGGAAGGGTCGGTCGTGGTCGAGATGCTGAACCGCTATCGCCGCCCGCTGCGCGCGGGCGACCTCGCCGTGGTGATGAGCGGTCTCGCCACCTTCACCGACAAGACGATCACCTTCACGCACTTCCTGTTCGAGGCCGAGACCGGCACGCTTGCTGCTTGCGCCGAGGCGGTCGGCATGAAGTTCGATCAGAAGATCCGCAAGATCATGACCTTCCCGACCGAGGACCGTGCCCGCATGGAGGCGCGGCGGCTCAAGCTCTGA
- a CDS encoding DUF6600 domain-containing protein, whose amino-acid sequence MGEAFGRTTLKLLAGLIGASLVTVAATAQTQGEPPGRVGRLAFVDGTVSFHDDEQSGWTKAVLNTPLTSGDAIWTEPNARSEVSVAGTRIRMDGSTELDMSQIDDEQVRLQLAQGRIDVKTFAMDTAQPYEIVTPRGTVTLQQQGDYYVEAGSTQDPTRLGVRAGAAQIQGLDGKVLAVRAGEVGEVFGDGSALQLRTIQAAPPAPAASWAARDRQVIYDQQPQYVPAGMTGYEDLNAYGNWINGSSYGQVWVPRSTPAGWAPYRTGHWSYVKPWGWTWIDEQPWGFAPYHYGRWANSNNRWVWVPPQREQRPVYAPALVAFVGGLELAAQLGNQGRNAAPVGWFPLGPREAYVPPYSTNRDYYQRINRSAQIQDRDLNDRWERAQRREAFVAGRNSVLANQRFATVVPSQTFVRSQPVQRAALTVTADQMAKAAVAPVSAPPAPTASVAAAADAKTAAKPEAPDAKKPPIDAKAAPEAKAKPGDVAVPRTAVADMPTLARPTPAEKQTGAKAPGPKFVSADTKAGVDAKPKTAESPDVKTAKPATPPLQPRQGAAPPPLKETKKAAPEPSKPEAGKPDSKQDGAKPAVAPTKEAPPAPPKPALASPDPSPAKRDEPKRDEPQKAAPTPEKPTATPARPDDRKQAAPEQAKPTAAPQPKPEDPKQAAPAPKPAATLPSRQEEPRQVTPQPAPKPEAAPRPEAPRQAAPQPRAEPPQPAQPPRPQQQAPQPPQQQAPKEKESRAPGAQPQQLQIAQPPMAEPQQQPQRGNNNDNKKDDKK is encoded by the coding sequence ATGGGCGAAGCTTTTGGTCGGACGACGTTGAAGCTTCTGGCCGGGTTGATCGGCGCTTCACTGGTTACCGTGGCCGCCACGGCTCAGACCCAGGGCGAACCGCCGGGACGGGTCGGACGGCTGGCCTTCGTGGACGGTACGGTGTCGTTTCACGACGATGAGCAGAGCGGCTGGACGAAGGCCGTCCTCAACACGCCACTCACGAGCGGCGACGCGATCTGGACCGAACCCAACGCCCGCAGCGAGGTTTCCGTCGCCGGCACCCGTATCCGCATGGACGGGTCCACCGAACTCGACATGTCGCAAATCGATGACGAACAGGTCCGCCTGCAACTGGCACAGGGCCGCATCGACGTGAAGACCTTTGCGATGGATACGGCGCAGCCCTATGAGATCGTGACGCCGCGCGGCACGGTCACCCTGCAGCAGCAGGGCGACTATTACGTCGAGGCGGGCTCCACGCAGGACCCGACGCGCCTTGGCGTCCGGGCCGGTGCGGCACAGATCCAGGGCCTCGACGGAAAGGTTCTGGCGGTCCGCGCCGGCGAAGTCGGCGAGGTTTTCGGCGACGGAAGCGCGCTGCAGCTCCGGACCATCCAGGCCGCGCCGCCGGCGCCCGCCGCTTCCTGGGCCGCGCGCGACCGGCAGGTGATCTACGACCAGCAGCCGCAATATGTGCCCGCCGGCATGACCGGCTACGAGGATCTCAACGCTTACGGCAACTGGATCAATGGCAGCAGCTACGGCCAGGTCTGGGTGCCGCGCTCGACGCCCGCCGGCTGGGCGCCCTATCGCACCGGTCACTGGTCCTACGTGAAGCCGTGGGGCTGGACCTGGATCGACGAGCAGCCCTGGGGCTTTGCGCCCTATCACTACGGCCGCTGGGCCAACAGCAACAATCGCTGGGTCTGGGTGCCGCCGCAGCGCGAGCAGCGGCCGGTCTATGCACCGGCGCTGGTCGCCTTCGTGGGCGGCCTCGAATTGGCGGCGCAGCTCGGCAACCAGGGCCGCAATGCGGCTCCCGTCGGCTGGTTCCCGCTGGGACCGCGGGAGGCATACGTCCCGCCTTATTCGACCAACCGCGATTACTATCAGCGCATCAACCGGTCGGCGCAGATCCAGGACCGTGACCTGAACGATCGCTGGGAGCGTGCGCAGCGCCGTGAGGCATTCGTTGCGGGCCGGAACTCGGTGCTGGCCAACCAGCGCTTCGCGACCGTGGTGCCGTCACAGACCTTCGTGCGCTCGCAGCCGGTGCAGCGCGCGGCGCTGACGGTCACGGCCGACCAAATGGCGAAGGCCGCCGTGGCGCCCGTCTCGGCACCGCCGGCCCCCACCGCTTCGGTGGCGGCCGCTGCCGATGCCAAGACCGCCGCCAAGCCCGAGGCCCCGGACGCGAAGAAGCCGCCTATCGACGCCAAGGCCGCGCCCGAGGCCAAGGCGAAGCCGGGTGACGTTGCTGTCCCCAGGACGGCGGTGGCCGACATGCCGACCCTCGCCAGGCCCACGCCCGCTGAAAAGCAGACCGGGGCCAAGGCGCCGGGCCCGAAGTTCGTCTCGGCCGACACCAAGGCCGGTGTCGACGCCAAGCCCAAAACCGCCGAAAGCCCCGACGTGAAAACCGCCAAGCCCGCCACGCCGCCGCTGCAGCCGCGTCAGGGAGCCGCCCCGCCGCCGCTGAAGGAGACGAAGAAGGCCGCGCCGGAGCCGTCGAAACCCGAGGCCGGGAAGCCCGACAGCAAGCAGGATGGCGCCAAGCCGGCCGTCGCCCCGACCAAGGAAGCGCCACCGGCGCCGCCGAAGCCGGCCTTGGCATCGCCCGACCCGTCGCCGGCCAAGCGCGATGAGCCCAAGCGGGACGAGCCGCAAAAGGCCGCCCCGACGCCGGAAAAGCCGACCGCAACCCCGGCCCGCCCGGATGATCGCAAGCAGGCGGCCCCGGAACAGGCAAAGCCGACCGCCGCGCCGCAGCCCAAGCCGGAAGACCCCAAGCAGGCCGCACCGGCTCCGAAGCCGGCAGCAACGCTGCCGTCCCGTCAGGAAGAGCCACGCCAGGTCACCCCGCAACCTGCACCGAAGCCCGAGGCCGCGCCCCGCCCGGAAGCGCCGCGTCAGGCCGCGCCGCAGCCACGGGCCGAGCCTCCGCAGCCGGCGCAGCCGCCGCGTCCGCAGCAGCAGGCGCCTCAGCCGCCACAACAGCAGGCACCTAAAGAGAAGGAAAGCCGGGCGCCTGGCGCGCAGCCGCAACAGCTGCAGATTGCCCAGCCGCCGATGGCCGAGCCGCAACAGCAGCCTCAGCGGGGCAACAACAACGACAACAAGAAGGACGACAAGAAGTAG
- a CDS encoding HU family DNA-binding protein has protein sequence MANQRNVRNPSTMATKPTTVPTVPLSKVAAELAEKTGMTKKDATGALDEFVGLVVRHLKKGNKVRITGLGILQVRARPARMGRNPATGEAIKIKASKKVAFRVAKDLKEAI, from the coding sequence TTGGCGAACCAAAGAAATGTAAGGAACCCCTCAACCATGGCTACCAAACCCACCACTGTTCCGACCGTTCCGCTGTCCAAGGTCGCAGCCGAGCTGGCCGAAAAGACGGGCATGACCAAGAAGGACGCGACGGGCGCGCTCGACGAGTTCGTCGGCCTGGTCGTTCGTCACCTCAAGAAGGGCAACAAGGTCCGCATCACCGGCCTCGGCATTCTCCAGGTCCGTGCCCGTCCGGCGCGCATGGGTCGCAACCCGGCGACCGGCGAAGCGATCAAGATCAAGGCTTCGAAGAAGGTCGCCTTCCGCGTCGCCAAGGATCTCAAGGAAGCGATCTAA
- a CDS encoding ABC transporter substrate-binding protein, producing MTAWRLDRRAALGLAAAPLLWPLARSARAQTLEKLVFQTDWRAQAEHGGYYQALAAGLYRKAGIDCEIRQGGPSLNISQLLLMGRVDMTMSNSFEAFTYVREDAPFFTIAAIFQKDPQVLIGHPDTGFNGFADLKGRTLLIGSGGRVTYWPYLRKKYGLSDDQLRPYTFNMAPYLADRNVVQQGFISSEPYSISQAIGRMPPYLLIADAGFSAYQTTIAISRRLAAEKRDLIQRFVNATLEGWAQYLKGGPAIEAANALIKKVNPEQTDDRIQYAIKVMNERGIVLSGDALQAGVGAMADARWRGFYQSMVDVDVLPRGLDVGRAYTLDFVNKGVGKPA from the coding sequence ATGACCGCCTGGCGCCTCGACCGGCGTGCCGCACTCGGCCTTGCCGCCGCACCGCTTCTGTGGCCGCTGGCACGCTCAGCGCGGGCGCAGACGCTCGAAAAGCTCGTCTTCCAGACCGACTGGCGCGCCCAGGCCGAGCATGGCGGCTACTATCAGGCACTCGCCGCGGGCCTCTACCGCAAGGCCGGGATCGACTGCGAGATCCGCCAGGGCGGGCCCAGCCTGAACATCAGCCAGCTCCTGCTGATGGGCCGCGTCGACATGACCATGTCGAACAGCTTCGAGGCCTTCACCTACGTGCGCGAGGACGCGCCCTTCTTCACGATCGCCGCGATCTTCCAGAAGGACCCGCAGGTCCTGATCGGCCACCCTGACACCGGCTTCAACGGATTCGCGGACCTGAAGGGTCGTACACTGCTGATCGGCAGCGGCGGCCGCGTCACCTATTGGCCGTACCTTCGCAAGAAGTACGGGCTGAGCGACGACCAACTGCGGCCCTACACGTTCAACATGGCGCCGTATCTCGCCGACAGGAACGTCGTGCAGCAGGGTTTCATCTCGTCGGAGCCCTATTCGATTTCGCAGGCGATCGGTCGCATGCCGCCCTACCTGCTGATCGCCGATGCGGGCTTCAGCGCCTATCAGACGACCATCGCGATCTCACGCAGGCTCGCGGCCGAAAAGCGCGACCTCATCCAGCGCTTCGTCAATGCGACGCTCGAGGGCTGGGCGCAGTATCTCAAGGGTGGACCGGCCATCGAGGCCGCCAACGCCCTCATCAAGAAGGTCAATCCGGAACAGACCGACGACCGTATCCAGTACGCCATCAAGGTGATGAACGAGCGTGGCATCGTGCTGTCGGGCGACGCGCTGCAGGCCGGCGTCGGGGCCATGGCCGATGCGCGCTGGCGGGGCTTCTACCAGTCGATGGTCGATGTAGACGTGTTGCCCCGGGGGCTCGACGTGGGCCGGGCCTACACGCTCGACTTCGTCAACAAGGGTGTCGGGAAACCGGCGTAG
- a CDS encoding LLM class flavin-dependent oxidoreductase: MSRPFRLSVLDQSIAVSGRPQDQSIRNTVSLAQHCEALGYERFWVSEHHNHPTIVGTAPEIVMAAIAATTERIRIGSAGIMLPHYSPFKVAEVFRVLEALAPGRIDMGLGRAPGSDGRTAYALNPAANERPEHFPADVRDLIAWVSNQPLVERHPFGSVKAFPQSPTSPEVWILGSSDYGAQVAALFGLPYCYAWFFSDGAGGERAIDLYKRSYRPSARHPEPHSALCVWALAADTTEKAQYHFTSRALSRINRDKNILGPLLPPDEAAQAPLADFERAKMEQFRKDSFVGTGPEVAARITALKEHVGVDEMAVVTWTHDEQIRRDSYTELAKAYGFAP, from the coding sequence ATGTCGCGTCCCTTCCGCCTTTCCGTCCTGGACCAGTCGATCGCCGTCTCCGGCCGGCCGCAGGACCAGTCGATCCGCAACACCGTGTCGCTCGCCCAGCATTGCGAGGCGCTGGGCTACGAGCGCTTCTGGGTGTCGGAGCATCACAACCATCCGACCATCGTCGGCACCGCGCCCGAGATCGTGATGGCGGCCATCGCCGCCACGACCGAGCGCATCCGGATCGGCAGCGCGGGCATCATGCTGCCGCACTATTCGCCGTTCAAAGTGGCGGAGGTCTTCCGCGTCCTCGAAGCGCTGGCGCCGGGACGCATCGACATGGGTCTCGGCCGCGCGCCGGGCTCGGACGGCCGTACCGCCTACGCCCTCAATCCGGCGGCGAACGAACGGCCGGAGCATTTCCCAGCCGACGTGCGCGACCTCATCGCCTGGGTGAGCAACCAACCACTGGTCGAGCGCCACCCCTTCGGCTCGGTGAAGGCGTTCCCGCAGTCGCCGACGTCGCCGGAAGTCTGGATCCTTGGCAGTTCCGACTATGGCGCGCAGGTCGCGGCCCTGTTCGGCTTGCCCTATTGCTATGCCTGGTTCTTCAGCGACGGCGCCGGCGGCGAACGCGCCATCGATCTCTACAAGCGCAGCTATCGCCCCAGCGCGCGCCATCCCGAGCCGCACTCGGCCCTCTGCGTGTGGGCACTGGCCGCGGATACGACGGAAAAGGCGCAGTACCATTTTACGTCGCGGGCCTTGAGCCGTATCAATCGCGACAAGAACATCCTGGGGCCGCTGCTGCCGCCCGACGAGGCCGCGCAGGCCCCGCTCGCCGATTTCGAGCGGGCGAAAATGGAACAGTTCCGCAAGGACTCCTTCGTCGGCACCGGACCCGAGGTCGCGGCCCGCATCACCGCGCTGAAGGAGCATGTCGGCGTCGACGAGATGGCCGTCGTCACCTGGACCCACGACGAGCAGATCCGCCGCGACAGCTACACCGAACTCGCGAAGGCCTACGGCTTCGCGCCGTAG
- a CDS encoding aldehyde dehydrogenase family protein, protein MSTATAETKTQALPANTYKPKGMLIGGKWVESASGARITIENPGKRTAVAEVPRAGEADVNAAVAAAERAFPAWKNVVPRERGKILLKIAEVLEARSEEMARTIALETGNALRTQARGEAKLAADIFRYFGGLGSELKGETVPLGEHVLSYTRREPLGIVGAIIPWNAPVMLGALKIAPALCAGNVLVMKAAEDAPMAVLLMADICQEFLPPGVLNVLTGYGAECGGPLANHPKIAKLSFTGSTEVGKVIMRAAAERIVPVSLELGGKSPSIVYPDADEDWAVDGIINAMRFTRQSQSCTAGSRMFLHEDIFDSFLKKLEKKTTALKIGDPLDEASDIGSIINNKQYSKVCKYVEDGLARSDAKLVFGGLPPKTGPLSEGYFTMPTVFADRSNDWRLAREEIFGPVLVAIRWSDEAEAIRMANDSHYGLAAYVWTHDIGKGLRAAHAIESGWVQVNQGGGQTPGMSYGGYKQSGLGREFSLEGMLDSFTQRKSVTVNLAV, encoded by the coding sequence ATGTCGACCGCCACTGCCGAAACGAAGACCCAGGCCCTGCCGGCCAATACCTACAAGCCCAAGGGCATGCTGATCGGCGGCAAGTGGGTCGAGAGCGCCTCCGGTGCACGCATCACCATCGAGAATCCGGGCAAGCGCACGGCCGTCGCGGAAGTGCCGCGTGCCGGAGAAGCTGACGTCAATGCCGCCGTCGCGGCCGCCGAGAGGGCCTTCCCGGCGTGGAAGAACGTCGTGCCGCGCGAGCGCGGAAAGATCCTGCTCAAGATCGCCGAAGTGCTCGAGGCCCGCAGCGAGGAGATGGCGCGCACCATTGCGCTGGAAACCGGCAATGCGCTGCGCACCCAGGCGCGCGGGGAGGCCAAGCTGGCGGCCGACATCTTCCGCTACTTCGGCGGACTGGGCTCGGAGCTCAAGGGCGAGACCGTGCCGCTCGGCGAGCATGTGCTCTCCTATACGCGGCGTGAGCCGCTCGGCATCGTCGGCGCCATCATCCCGTGGAACGCGCCGGTCATGCTGGGCGCGCTCAAGATCGCGCCCGCGCTCTGCGCCGGCAACGTGCTGGTGATGAAGGCGGCCGAGGATGCGCCGATGGCGGTCCTGCTTATGGCGGACATCTGCCAGGAGTTCCTGCCGCCGGGCGTGCTGAACGTGCTGACGGGCTACGGCGCGGAATGCGGGGGCCCGCTCGCCAACCATCCGAAGATCGCCAAGCTTTCCTTCACCGGCTCGACCGAGGTCGGCAAGGTGATCATGCGCGCCGCGGCCGAGCGCATCGTGCCGGTGTCGCTCGAACTGGGCGGCAAGAGCCCCTCGATCGTCTATCCCGACGCCGACGAGGATTGGGCGGTCGACGGCATCATCAATGCGATGCGTTTCACGCGTCAGAGCCAGAGCTGCACGGCCGGCTCGCGCATGTTCCTGCACGAGGACATCTTCGACAGCTTCCTCAAGAAGCTCGAAAAGAAGACCACGGCGCTCAAGATCGGCGATCCGCTCGACGAGGCGAGCGACATCGGCTCCATCATCAACAACAAGCAGTACTCCAAGGTCTGCAAGTACGTCGAAGACGGCCTCGCTCGTTCCGATGCCAAGCTGGTGTTCGGCGGCCTGCCGCCCAAGACCGGCCCGCTGTCGGAAGGCTACTTCACCATGCCGACCGTGTTCGCCGACCGCTCGAACGACTGGCGTCTCGCCCGCGAGGAAATCTTCGGGCCGGTGCTGGTGGCGATCCGCTGGAGCGACGAGGCCGAGGCGATCCGCATGGCCAACGACAGCCATTACGGCCTCGCCGCCTATGTCTGGACGCACGATATCGGCAAGGGCCTGCGCGCCGCGCACGCCATCGAATCGGGCTGGGTGCAGGTCAACCAGGGCGGAGGACAGACGCCTGGCATGTCCTACGGCGGCTACAAGCAGAGCGGCCTCGGCCGCGAATTCTCGCTCGAGGGCATGCTGGACAGCTTCACGCAGCGCAAGAGCGTGACGGTCAACCTCGCGGTCTAG